The following proteins are co-located in the Stieleria sp. JC731 genome:
- a CDS encoding phage portal protein — MYQLAPERGMRRMAARAKGDIVTKRLAQLSSGSFGHPSVASNDTRDHRYLNNRLTADEQLEMSLNDTQWRSRELFQTSPHAHGAIEARIAHEIGVGLSCRPKVTECELFDAKTADQINLKLKDVCRRWSMHGVDRRRRHSLGATQRMVARDVATFGEAFAVFREAPAKGPIGLTVELIDPMRVETPAEFARDENVRMGIRYHAKTDQIIGYYVRVKGKRYDAIKPKYEFIRRYDKAGNEQIVHVFEALLPEQSRGVPWLCAAFALLKDLDDFHEAELVAKQIEACFGLIIKTSKKSGGPMSVAEQNWSGDTDSEGRRLEDIYPGMIEYVDEDGEITKIDPSRPGSTFAPFIEAGLRAVSAALNFPYEILAKNFHRTTYSSGRLAMLDGKLSFEIRRQPIVEQFCNPLWRRLVAAAFFFGHLDGIVSRLAYIAAPHLFEDHAWGGQSFGAIDPNKEIEAHRDAVESNQETLAEIHAEHNQDWEDVLTQRDREIRKETDLRLAREKDEMDARTKLGLPMPGEGEDDGKDAVKARGKDAPKDNEDDDESDSENDSK, encoded by the coding sequence ATGTACCAACTAGCGCCTGAACGTGGCATGCGACGAATGGCTGCTCGCGCCAAGGGTGACATTGTCACCAAGCGATTGGCACAGCTGTCGTCCGGTTCGTTCGGGCATCCATCCGTGGCGTCTAATGACACGCGGGATCACCGGTATCTGAATAACCGGTTGACTGCTGATGAACAACTTGAAATGTCACTGAATGATACGCAGTGGCGATCGCGAGAACTGTTCCAGACCAGTCCACACGCACACGGTGCTATCGAAGCACGTATCGCACACGAGATTGGCGTCGGCTTATCGTGCCGCCCCAAAGTCACGGAGTGCGAACTGTTCGACGCGAAAACTGCCGATCAGATCAACCTGAAACTGAAAGACGTTTGCCGACGATGGAGCATGCATGGCGTTGATCGTCGTCGCAGGCATTCCCTCGGTGCGACTCAGCGGATGGTTGCACGCGACGTCGCGACATTCGGTGAAGCGTTCGCTGTCTTCCGTGAAGCACCAGCCAAAGGCCCAATCGGCCTGACGGTCGAATTGATCGATCCGATGCGCGTCGAGACTCCAGCGGAGTTTGCACGCGATGAGAATGTTCGGATGGGGATTCGCTACCACGCGAAGACCGACCAGATCATCGGCTACTACGTCCGTGTCAAAGGCAAACGCTATGACGCGATCAAGCCAAAATACGAATTTATCCGGCGTTACGACAAAGCGGGCAATGAACAGATCGTTCATGTCTTCGAAGCTTTGCTGCCGGAACAATCACGCGGTGTACCGTGGCTATGTGCTGCGTTCGCACTGCTGAAAGATCTCGACGACTTTCACGAAGCTGAGTTAGTCGCCAAGCAGATCGAAGCTTGCTTCGGTTTGATCATCAAGACCAGCAAGAAGTCTGGCGGACCTATGTCCGTTGCCGAACAGAACTGGTCGGGTGACACCGACAGTGAAGGTCGGCGACTGGAAGACATCTATCCAGGCATGATCGAGTACGTCGATGAAGACGGCGAGATCACCAAGATCGATCCATCGCGTCCAGGTTCGACTTTCGCGCCGTTTATCGAGGCAGGTTTGCGTGCGGTATCCGCGGCGCTGAACTTTCCTTACGAGATCCTGGCGAAGAACTTTCACCGCACAACTTATTCGTCTGGCCGACTGGCGATGCTCGACGGAAAGCTCAGTTTCGAGATCCGTCGCCAGCCAATCGTGGAGCAGTTTTGTAATCCGCTCTGGCGTCGACTTGTCGCAGCTGCCTTCTTCTTTGGGCATCTCGACGGGATCGTTTCGCGACTGGCTTACATCGCAGCACCGCACTTGTTTGAAGATCACGCTTGGGGCGGTCAGTCCTTCGGTGCGATCGACCCGAACAAGGAAATCGAAGCTCACCGGGACGCGGTGGAAAGCAACCAGGAAACCCTGGCTGAGATCCACGCGGAGCACAACCAAGACTGGGAAGACGTCCTAACGCAGCGTGACCGTGAGATCCGCAAGGAAACAGACCTGCGTCTCGCCCGCGAGAAGGACGAAATGGATGCACGCACGAAACTGGGACTACCCATGCCCGGCGAAGGCGAAGATGACGGCAAGGATGCCGTGAAGGCACGGGGCAAGGATGCCCCAAAAGACAACGAAGATGACGACGAGAGTGACAGCGAGAATGATTCCAAGTAG
- a CDS encoding Mu-like prophage major head subunit gpT family protein produces the protein MALTQNALYYEAAQRVRHRISQGLEASKALYHLVAMTVPSTTDREDYDWLGAFPKVREWLGDMVFEQMASADFTIKNREFYAGIRLNKQKIDDGNTGYFDNLIPGLVEQMDRHPDKLMFEFLEDAEAYEGFDGQYFFDTDHSWGDSGTQSNLLTTAVVDKDVPTKAELRALFQNILTKFLSYKNDKGEAFAAPDATTINDLVVFCPLKYYFLLDEAFNGTMKVEGGAAVPNYTVVKPTFIPMAHMTGDYFDVFRTGQSIKPLVFQDRESLSTFQEGADKPTQRDILVGAKARHNIGGLAWWLAIRQKLTTAS, from the coding sequence ATGGCGTTGACTCAAAACGCTCTCTACTACGAAGCTGCACAGCGTGTTCGACACCGGATCTCGCAAGGCTTGGAAGCAAGCAAGGCGCTTTACCACTTGGTCGCCATGACGGTGCCTTCGACCACCGATCGCGAAGATTACGACTGGCTGGGAGCGTTCCCGAAGGTTCGCGAATGGCTGGGCGACATGGTGTTCGAACAGATGGCGAGCGCCGACTTCACGATCAAGAACCGCGAGTTCTACGCCGGTATCCGCTTGAACAAGCAGAAGATCGATGACGGCAACACCGGCTACTTTGACAACCTGATTCCAGGTCTTGTCGAGCAGATGGATCGTCACCCCGACAAGTTGATGTTCGAGTTCCTTGAGGACGCTGAGGCGTACGAAGGGTTCGACGGTCAATACTTCTTTGACACCGACCACAGCTGGGGCGACAGCGGTACGCAAAGCAACTTGCTGACGACCGCGGTCGTTGACAAGGATGTACCAACCAAGGCTGAATTGCGTGCGTTGTTCCAGAACATCCTGACCAAGTTCTTGAGCTACAAGAACGACAAGGGTGAGGCTTTCGCCGCTCCCGATGCAACGACCATCAACGATCTCGTTGTCTTCTGCCCGCTGAAGTATTACTTCTTGCTGGATGAAGCGTTCAACGGAACGATGAAGGTCGAGGGTGGTGCAGCGGTGCCTAACTACACCGTTGTCAAGCCGACGTTCATCCCGATGGCTCACATGACCGGCGACTACTTCGATGTGTTCCGCACGGGACAGTCGATCAAGCCGCTCGTGTTCCAAGACCGGGAATCGCTGTCAACCTTCCAAGAAGGTGCTGACAAGCCAACCCAACGCGACATCCTTGTCGGTGCGAAGGCTCGCCACAACATCGGTGGCTTGGCTTGGTGGTTGGCCATTCGCCAGAAGCTGACGACCGCGTCGTAA